The proteins below come from a single Gimesia alba genomic window:
- a CDS encoding type IV secretory system conjugative DNA transfer family protein produces the protein MILCLYLLMILIVGATRMGKTFGVIDKLTHETRKILALDPQDSLSRRFFQHHICGGSTKRILYDQLRRTDRAPGFISLWESEHTDPLQRLRENDYERSLIAEPLYGRRSLDGVSRPRIAEYTDEALKVIQFQNAYAPLFWLPFAIQPHLPDFEFLLRHCTHQETVDRLQSLAKLSPGQLRNEVSPTLRLLEPACRDPAFISRCGTLHCDDLINRYDTLIVEGSGATDQTIEIVLQLWTYKAIQYVERHKRSLVLVIDEAANWNLITKDLLRAVATLEKYGFELILITQSLSIVSSEIRVTLFQNARRVECYRVGSLEDARLMSGIFGALQYDPDSSGGVSGQGKMLIQELMTLPVGTRYVREQGHVFKEQSPILKDSYAWPGISEHMMQDAIQNIIQGADYQTPKYCTPASVRGRQRGSNADESSWRG, from the coding sequence ATGATTTTGTGTTTGTATCTCCTGATGATTCTCATTGTCGGTGCGACCCGGATGGGAAAAACGTTCGGCGTGATTGATAAACTCACTCATGAAACCCGTAAGATTCTCGCGTTAGATCCGCAGGACAGTTTATCTCGCCGGTTCTTTCAACATCATATCTGTGGAGGATCGACCAAAAGAATACTTTACGATCAGTTACGGCGTACTGATCGGGCTCCCGGTTTTATTTCTCTTTGGGAATCTGAACATACTGATCCATTACAGCGACTGAGAGAAAATGACTATGAACGGTCATTGATCGCAGAACCGCTTTACGGCCGCCGGTCACTGGACGGCGTGAGTCGTCCTCGTATTGCAGAATATACTGACGAAGCGCTGAAAGTCATCCAGTTCCAGAATGCCTACGCTCCTCTGTTCTGGTTGCCGTTCGCCATTCAGCCTCACCTGCCGGATTTTGAGTTCCTGCTGCGACACTGCACACACCAGGAAACGGTTGACAGACTCCAATCGCTGGCCAAACTCTCTCCCGGCCAGCTTCGAAACGAAGTGTCTCCCACACTTCGCCTGCTGGAACCTGCATGTCGAGATCCGGCATTCATTTCCAGGTGCGGAACGCTTCACTGCGATGATCTTATCAACCGCTATGACACTCTCATCGTGGAAGGATCTGGTGCCACTGACCAGACCATCGAAATCGTACTCCAGCTCTGGACCTATAAAGCGATTCAGTACGTGGAACGTCACAAACGAAGCCTGGTCCTGGTGATTGACGAAGCGGCAAACTGGAACCTGATCACCAAAGACCTGCTGAGGGCAGTTGCCACCTTAGAAAAGTACGGCTTTGAACTAATCCTGATCACGCAGTCTCTGAGCATCGTATCCAGTGAAATTCGTGTGACCTTATTCCAGAACGCACGGCGGGTGGAATGCTACCGGGTCGGCAGCCTGGAAGATGCCAGACTGATGAGCGGAATCTTTGGCGCCCTGCAGTACGATCCTGATTCATCTGGCGGCGTGAGCGGCCAGGGAAAGATGCTCATCCAGGAACTGATGACACTCCCGGTTGGGACGCGGTATGTCCGTGAACAGGGGCACGTCTTTAAAGAACAGTCACCGATTTTAAAGGACTCTTACGCATGGCCGGGGATTTCGGAGCACATGATGCAAGACGCGATCCAGAACATCATTCAGGGGGCCGATTACCAAACCCCGAAATATTGTACGCCCGCCAGCGTCAGGGGCAGGCAGCGTGGCTCGAACGCAGACGAATCATCGTGGAGAGGGTAA
- a CDS encoding topoisomerase II, which translates to MNKLNTGVIHSNEAYSKAMVLQRLGISQRFWDKMLDDGLPYVTVGHTRWITGQSLLEFFESHSQTKVSEAE; encoded by the coding sequence ATGAACAAACTGAATACGGGAGTGATCCACTCAAATGAAGCCTACAGCAAGGCGATGGTGCTACAACGACTCGGAATTTCACAGCGGTTCTGGGATAAGATGCTGGATGACGGTTTACCGTATGTCACGGTCGGTCACACACGCTGGATTACCGGCCAGAGCCTGCTCGAATTTTTCGAAAGCCATTCCCAAACGAAAGTAAGTGAGGCAGAATAG
- a CDS encoding tyrosine-type recombinase/integrase yields MPRKPEIGNIQLYPNRPLKQTDRNGYVLKFYCPLHQKRIRKSCGTRDRREARRIMRECRERLLNGNYIESGGVITEALEIQTHVPSPAPEPQEGVEYLSDMRWQDCVEHYYEHCKKRFRNKSLDNSMSRIGIAGRILENQRKQKKLQENGNIEEYTTLTALEYLQDRLLAGEESRQDYRAPTTVNSTMGAIMAFVRYCYRHDWIRKVPPVTKLSVDDVMKGRPVTNEEFEKMIEVTPEIVGKQPADSWKIVLQILWESAFRISDVMNFSWDDERKIHPVWPERQDLHPTLIIPSTQKNRKNQEIPMLPGLQELLEQVPEKERRGWVVDPQPMEYQIETDSEWFRPTNTDLARLAEQYSNTAIGRACGVSDTTIRNWLGKAKIKRKVEFNQHQGEIASDAIAKLRKRAEKQSSRQAQRTEKRLSTDRVSRIIAQIGEQARIIVQQPDEETGRRLKYATAHDLRRGCAHRLINAGISAETLKVILRHRDFSTTEKFYGATKAAQAAASEVREKLEDKNSKNDPTEIMPLLSADEIQKLKIILNSI; encoded by the coding sequence ATGCCTCGTAAACCTGAAATCGGTAACATTCAACTCTACCCGAACCGGCCCCTCAAGCAGACCGACCGAAACGGGTACGTTTTGAAATTCTATTGTCCGCTGCATCAAAAGCGGATCAGGAAGAGTTGCGGTACACGTGATCGGCGAGAAGCCCGCCGGATCATGCGGGAGTGCCGGGAGCGATTATTAAACGGAAACTATATCGAGTCGGGCGGCGTGATCACGGAAGCCCTGGAAATCCAGACTCATGTTCCATCCCCTGCCCCAGAACCCCAGGAAGGAGTGGAATACCTGAGTGATATGCGCTGGCAGGATTGTGTGGAGCACTACTATGAACACTGCAAAAAGCGTTTCCGGAATAAATCATTAGATAATTCCATGTCGCGGATCGGGATCGCTGGCCGGATTCTGGAAAATCAGCGGAAGCAGAAGAAACTTCAGGAGAATGGAAACATTGAAGAATACACCACCCTGACGGCGTTGGAGTATTTACAGGATCGGCTGCTCGCTGGTGAAGAAAGCCGTCAGGATTACCGGGCTCCGACGACAGTCAACTCGACGATGGGAGCAATTATGGCATTCGTACGGTATTGTTATCGTCATGACTGGATCCGGAAGGTTCCTCCGGTCACAAAACTGAGTGTGGATGATGTGATGAAAGGACGACCGGTCACCAATGAAGAATTTGAAAAAATGATCGAGGTGACTCCCGAAATCGTAGGTAAGCAACCGGCGGATTCCTGGAAAATCGTTTTACAGATACTCTGGGAAAGTGCCTTTCGCATCAGTGACGTGATGAACTTTTCCTGGGATGATGAGCGAAAGATTCACCCCGTCTGGCCAGAACGTCAGGATTTGCACCCGACATTGATCATTCCCTCTACACAAAAGAACCGCAAGAACCAGGAAATCCCAATGCTGCCAGGTCTGCAAGAGCTGCTGGAACAGGTTCCAGAAAAAGAACGTCGAGGTTGGGTGGTTGACCCACAGCCGATGGAATATCAGATCGAAACAGACAGTGAATGGTTCAGACCGACCAACACTGATCTCGCCAGGCTGGCTGAACAGTACAGCAATACTGCCATCGGCCGAGCTTGTGGGGTTTCTGATACCACCATCCGAAACTGGCTTGGCAAAGCGAAAATCAAACGCAAGGTCGAATTCAATCAGCATCAGGGGGAGATTGCTTCCGATGCCATAGCAAAACTGAGAAAACGGGCTGAGAAGCAGTCCAGCAGACAGGCTCAGAGAACGGAGAAACGGCTGTCAACGGACCGAGTCAGCCGAATCATTGCTCAGATTGGAGAACAAGCCAGAATTATCGTTCAACAACCAGATGAAGAAACGGGACGCCGTCTGAAGTATGCCACGGCTCACGATCTGAGACGGGGTTGTGCTCACCGACTGATCAATGCGGGGATCTCTGCAGAAACTCTCAAAGTCATTTTACGACACCGAGACTTTTCAACGACTGAAAAGTTCTATGGTGCGACTAAAGCTGCCCAAGCTGCTGCGTCGGAGGTTCGTGAGAAATTGGAAGATAAGAACTCCAAAAATGATCCCACAGAAATAATGCCTCTTCTTTCTGCTGACGAGATACAGAAGCTGAAGATCATTCTAAATTCGATTTGA
- a CDS encoding sensor domain-containing diguanylate cyclase, with protein sequence MCDSRIKEYETVIEKMSEGYFPRKLSGEMPVDDLGRLGMALLELSKKLEKKFDEMQKLSEVTTHINEGLFLDEILDQLYDSFRNIIPYERIGLAMLEEGESVLRAHWERSEAKQVYLKGGFKALMAGSSLQQILETGNPRIINNLKKYLLEHPCSASTKLIVKEGIRSSLTCPLVVQGKPIGFIFFSSFLTNAYRETHISIFKQIANQLASIIEKGKVYEELYQLNLKLQRANARLEDLATYDDLTGVCNRRIFNEMLHKEWFRAIRHSTVISLIMIDVDYFKNYNDSYGHVAGDFCLNKIAETITRIIKRPGDLIARYGGEEFVVLLPETEIRAAQSIAEQIRLGIENLGIEHRESLNADVVTISAGLTTMKPQNDNDPLQIISEADDALYKAKYGGRNRVVTLSGELISL encoded by the coding sequence ATGTGTGATTCTCGAATCAAAGAATATGAAACGGTCATTGAGAAAATGTCTGAAGGTTATTTCCCTCGAAAATTATCAGGAGAAATGCCTGTTGATGACTTAGGACGATTGGGTATGGCGCTGTTAGAACTATCAAAAAAACTTGAAAAAAAGTTTGATGAGATGCAAAAACTGAGTGAAGTCACTACTCACATCAATGAGGGATTATTTTTAGATGAAATACTAGACCAATTATATGATTCATTTCGTAATATCATCCCTTATGAGAGAATTGGTCTGGCGATGTTGGAAGAAGGTGAGAGTGTATTGCGAGCTCACTGGGAGCGGTCTGAAGCAAAACAAGTCTATCTCAAAGGAGGATTTAAAGCTCTTATGGCGGGGAGCAGCCTTCAACAAATACTCGAAACGGGAAATCCTCGAATTATAAACAATCTCAAAAAATATCTCCTTGAACATCCTTGTTCGGCATCGACAAAATTGATCGTTAAGGAAGGGATACGTTCCAGTTTAACCTGTCCTTTAGTCGTTCAGGGTAAACCGATCGGATTTATCTTCTTTTCCAGTTTCTTGACAAACGCCTACAGGGAGACACACATCAGCATATTTAAGCAAATAGCAAATCAACTTGCTTCAATCATCGAAAAGGGCAAAGTGTATGAAGAGCTATATCAATTGAATCTCAAATTACAACGAGCAAATGCCCGCCTGGAAGATCTGGCTACATACGATGACCTCACTGGTGTATGTAATCGTAGAATATTTAATGAGATGTTACATAAAGAATGGTTTCGCGCTATCCGTCATTCGACAGTAATTTCGTTGATCATGATCGATGTGGACTATTTTAAAAATTACAACGACTCGTATGGACACGTTGCTGGTGATTTTTGTCTGAATAAAATAGCTGAAACGATCACAAGAATAATAAAGCGACCTGGTGATCTGATCGCTCGCTATGGAGGAGAGGAGTTTGTTGTACTTTTACCAGAAACAGAAATTCGTGCTGCTCAAAGCATTGCCGAGCAAATACGTCTTGGTATTGAAAACCTGGGTATTGAACATAGGGAGTCATTGAACGCCGATGTCGTTACAATCAGTGCTGGATTGACGACGATGAAACCACAAAACGATAACGATCCCCTCCAAATAATTTCGGAAGCAGATGATGCATTATACAAGGCAAAGTACGGTGGACGAAACCGGGTTGTTACTCTCTCCGGAGAATTAATCAGCCTTTAG
- a CDS encoding sigma-54-dependent transcriptional regulator gives MADLETVLIIDDDLNIINLVRKFILNEGKRALLASSSNEGLEYLKTDSVDVMFIDLKLPDDDGISLLHKALNLCPNIASVIMTGFGTLESAINAMRLGACDYITKPFNQQQIIYSLQRALSISQANKQLEQKNACEKNELPLENFVAASISMQKVLSLIKKISLFEVPIMLEGEVGVGKKTLARLIHQKSQDDNEPFSHINCSTAVSSELNHKFGNVVLKTLIQKRSLKNIQKGTIYLEDIEQLPSIEQKQLVRMIEDGCIRTPWSTHSNNYSFRLIASTTVELKEEVSKGNFHRSLYDYLNFMPIKVPPLRERRDGIKPLGIHLLEQLSYAWNRNLDEYRHRINNDVWESLINYDWPGNVQELATMLSRIVLLGESSVITNELKQLQHPISTQNNDLISVPLNGDLKSIEQQIIKEVVKRCGGNKAAAARTLRMQRKTLYRILDDRNNFRGSD, from the coding sequence ATGGCAGATCTGGAAACCGTCCTGATTATTGATGATGACTTAAATATTATAAATCTTGTTAGGAAATTTATTCTTAATGAAGGAAAGAGGGCTCTGTTAGCGTCCAGTTCAAATGAAGGTTTGGAATATTTAAAAACTGATTCTGTTGATGTTATGTTCATCGATTTAAAACTTCCCGATGACGATGGTATCAGTCTGCTCCACAAAGCACTCAATCTTTGCCCAAATATCGCGTCAGTGATTATGACGGGATTTGGTACACTCGAATCTGCTATCAATGCGATGCGTTTGGGGGCCTGCGATTACATCACTAAACCATTCAACCAACAGCAAATTATCTATTCTCTGCAGCGTGCCCTCAGTATCTCTCAAGCCAACAAGCAATTGGAACAAAAAAATGCATGTGAAAAAAATGAGCTTCCACTAGAAAATTTCGTTGCTGCTAGCATCTCCATGCAGAAAGTTCTTTCGCTAATAAAGAAAATCTCTCTCTTTGAGGTACCAATTATGTTGGAGGGAGAAGTTGGAGTTGGCAAAAAAACATTAGCAAGGCTCATTCATCAAAAAAGTCAAGATGATAACGAACCATTTTCGCATATCAATTGCTCAACGGCGGTCAGCAGCGAACTGAATCATAAATTTGGTAATGTCGTTTTGAAGACGCTGATACAAAAGCGCTCACTTAAAAACATTCAGAAGGGAACAATCTACCTAGAAGATATTGAGCAGTTGCCAAGTATTGAACAAAAACAGCTGGTAAGAATGATTGAGGATGGATGTATCAGGACCCCCTGGTCGACTCACTCAAACAACTATTCTTTTAGATTAATTGCATCAACTACAGTTGAACTTAAGGAAGAAGTTTCAAAAGGAAACTTTCACAGAAGTCTTTATGATTACTTGAACTTTATGCCAATCAAAGTTCCTCCTCTTCGAGAAAGACGTGATGGAATCAAACCATTAGGAATTCACCTTCTGGAACAGCTTAGTTATGCTTGGAATCGGAATCTGGATGAGTACCGGCATCGAATTAACAATGATGTCTGGGAATCCCTAATCAACTATGATTGGCCCGGTAATGTTCAGGAACTGGCAACGATGCTATCTCGAATTGTATTACTGGGCGAGAGCTCTGTTATCACAAACGAACTAAAGCAACTTCAACATCCAATATCTACTCAGAACAACGATCTAATCTCTGTTCCCCTCAATGGCGATCTGAAATCGATTGAACAGCAAATTATTAAAGAAGTCGTCAAACGCTGTGGTGGAAATAAAGCTGCTGCTGCAAGAACACTCAGAATGCAACGTAAAACACTATATCGAATTCTGGATGATAGAAATAATTTTCGAGGTTCAGATTAG
- a CDS encoding transposase yields the protein MDAMLNASKDLASVLQVLEVSESTYQRWRKQYGGMKSVEAKRLKQLEDENKRLKKLVADLSLDNKMLKYISEGNW from the coding sequence GTGGATGCGATGCTGAATGCCAGCAAAGATCTGGCATCCGTGCTGCAGGTCCTCGAAGTCAGTGAATCAACTTACCAGCGCTGGCGGAAGCAGTACGGCGGCATGAAATCGGTAGAAGCCAAGCGTCTCAAACAGCTGGAAGACGAGAACAAACGACTGAAAAAACTGGTCGCCGATCTGTCTCTGGACAACAAGATGCTGAAATATATCTCGGAGGGAAACTGGTAA
- a CDS encoding DDE-type integrase/transposase/recombinase: MRPEQKGHVWCWDFIFDRTSSGSSLKWFSIVDEFTWECLALKVDRSIRSEDVIDTLAELFSSRGVPQCVRSDNCPEFVSKAIRRWLSQLGINSLYIEPGAPWENGYSESFNSRFRVFILCHIELLICIS, encoded by the coding sequence TTGCGGCCAGAGCAGAAAGGTCATGTCTGGTGCTGGGACTTTATATTTGACCGGACCTCATCGGGCAGTTCCCTGAAATGGTTTTCCATTGTCGATGAGTTCACCTGGGAATGTCTGGCTTTGAAGGTAGATCGAAGTATTCGCAGCGAGGATGTGATTGATACTCTGGCCGAACTGTTTTCTTCCAGAGGAGTGCCACAGTGCGTCCGGAGTGACAACTGTCCAGAATTTGTCTCCAAAGCGATTCGGCGTTGGCTGAGTCAACTGGGAATCAATTCGTTGTATATCGAGCCAGGGGCTCCCTGGGAAAACGGTTATTCGGAAAGTTTCAACAGTCGATTTCGCGTTTTCATTTTGTGTCACATCGAACTGCTGATTTGTATTTCATGA